The following are encoded together in the Cyanobacterium aponinum PCC 10605 genome:
- a CDS encoding Ni/Fe hydrogenase subunit alpha, with translation MGKTVVIDPVTRIEGHAKISIYLDDQGEVNNARFHVVEFRGFEKFCEGRPMFEMAGITARICGICPVSHLLASAKTGDKILGVKILPSAEKLRRLMNLAQITQSHALSFFHLSSPDFLLGWDSNPSTRNVFGLMAADPDLARAGIRLRSFGQNIIELLGARKIHAAWAVPGGVRSPLSESGRQWIMENLPEAKQTTELALSLLKKLLDSQLITEIDTFGKFDSLFMSLVADNGNWEHYGGHIRFVDSQGNIVADKLSEDNYQDYLGEAVESWSYLKFPYYKPLGYPDGIYRVGPLARLNVCDRIGTPQADQELREFRHRAGGRIATSSFFYHYARLLEIVVCLEHIEILMNDPDLLSPKVRSQAGINFLEGIGVSEAPRGTLFHHYQVDENGLIKKVNLIIATGQNNLVMNKTVTQIAKHYIHGLDIPEEMLNRVEAGIRCFDPCLSCSTHAIGQMPLQIELVSSKGEVINTCQRD, from the coding sequence ATGGGTAAAACTGTTGTTATCGATCCTGTAACTCGCATCGAAGGTCATGCCAAAATATCCATTTATTTAGATGATCAAGGAGAAGTAAATAATGCCCGTTTTCATGTGGTAGAGTTTCGGGGTTTTGAAAAATTCTGCGAAGGTCGCCCCATGTTTGAAATGGCTGGAATTACTGCCCGTATTTGTGGAATTTGCCCTGTTAGTCATCTCCTCGCCTCCGCCAAAACTGGGGATAAAATTCTCGGTGTTAAAATTCTTCCCAGTGCGGAAAAACTGCGCCGTTTAATGAATTTAGCACAAATTACCCAATCCCACGCCCTTTCTTTTTTCCATCTTAGTAGCCCTGATTTTCTCCTCGGTTGGGATAGCAACCCCTCGACTCGTAATGTTTTTGGCTTAATGGCGGCTGATCCTGATTTGGCTCGTGCGGGTATTCGTTTACGCAGTTTTGGACAGAATATAATTGAATTACTGGGAGCAAGAAAAATTCATGCGGCATGGGCTGTGCCGGGAGGAGTGCGATCGCCTCTTTCTGAGTCTGGGCGACAGTGGATTATGGAAAATCTCCCTGAAGCGAAGCAAACCACTGAATTAGCTTTAAGTCTGCTTAAAAAGCTCTTAGATAGTCAATTAATCACGGAAATTGATACTTTTGGCAAATTTGACTCTTTATTTATGAGTTTGGTGGCGGACAACGGTAATTGGGAACACTACGGCGGACATATTCGCTTTGTAGATAGTCAAGGAAATATAGTTGCTGACAAGCTCAGTGAAGACAATTATCAAGATTATTTGGGGGAAGCGGTAGAAAGTTGGTCTTATCTCAAGTTTCCCTATTACAAACCTTTAGGCTACCCTGACGGTATATACAGAGTTGGTCCCCTTGCTCGTTTAAATGTCTGCGATCGCATCGGCACACCCCAAGCGGATCAAGAATTAAGGGAATTTCGTCACCGTGCGGGAGGACGAATCGCAACATCTTCTTTCTTTTACCACTATGCCCGTTTATTAGAAATTGTTGTTTGTTTAGAACATATTGAAATACTTATGAATGATCCTGATTTATTATCCCCCAAAGTGCGATCGCAAGCAGGAATTAACTTTTTAGAAGGTATTGGGGTAAGTGAAGCTCCCCGTGGCACACTTTTTCATCATTATCAAGTGGACGAAAACGGCTTAATTAAAAAAGTCAATTTGATTATTGCCACAGGGCAAAATAATCTCGTCATGAATAAAACCGTCACCCAGATAGCCAAACATTATATTCATGGTCTTGATATACCAGAAGAAATGCTCAACCGTGTAGAGGCAGGAATACGCTGTTTTGACCCTTGTTTGAGTTGTTCCACCCATGCCATCGGACAAATGCCCTTACAAATCGAATTAGTATCTTCCAAGGGAGAAGTTATCAATACCTGTCAAAGAGATTAA